CACCGAGGATCTGCGCAACGCATGCATGGGCTTTTCCTCAGATACAATATGTTGACAACAAACTGTTTGATTGATAGGCTGCGAGCCCCTCAAGGGGGTAAGGGGTTTTGGACTTGCTGCCGTACCCTGAGATGACCATGTCGGGACCAAGTTGGGCAGAAGTAACGATGACAGTGTCACAAATGATCAAAGAAAGGCGGCATGAAGGGGATCGTTTTACATGCAGGGTCTATATAACACAACCACACTTACAAGGCCATGAGAGAGACGCGATTGGTGATGTACGGGCAGGAAGGAGGTTCCGGGGAGTACATATTCAATGGCAAGTGAGCAGTGGCCCCGTCTCTACACACCCCTATGCTGTAGCAAGGGGGAAGATGAGGGGGAGCATGTACCACACGCAAGCCCTCGGCCGTGCCGCGTACGGCAGAGAGGGCTTATGCCTCGTGTATATGCAGAGATACTGGGGCAGGTAGCTTCAGACGGAGTCGGCTTGATTTTGCGCGCTTCTGGAGCCGGGCGTGGATCCACGGGTTACCGAGCAGGTAGATGTTGATATTACACAACACCCCGTGGCCCCTTGGACTTGTATGCCACATCACGGCAAAATCAAAggagaagagagaaagaaTGAGCATTAAAGTTCCACTCGAGAAATTCGAGTAACTACGACAGATAAGCTAGAGCGTCTAGACGGAGACTGCACGGGCTACCTACCGGGTGAACATGGGGGATTTCGTCTGATATCCACACAAGACACACGGACATTTTTCCTTTGGTGATGGCCCGCCCCCCGCTACGGATCGCAGAGAGCGGGAATCACGGCCCTCCGGGCGGCCATGCacgcgggccgccgcggccgcatcgTAGCCCGTTTGGTgtcccttttttttttgttctCTTCCCGCGCGCCTGGACCCTGCTGCGCCGACTCGACGCGCGAAGAAATGCTGCTAAGCGTGGTGCCCTGAGTCAGGGCGCGGGGGTTACGAGATGGGAGGGGACGATGGCCGGTGTCTGGGGATACGGGGGTGGGGGTTCGGTGTTTCGgcgccggaggaggatgaggtgcTGGAGGCTCCGGGTGTCCGGGAGTCCGGGGGATGATGCCCCGCGCCGGGTGAGCAGTGGGTGGACAGGTATCGGAGGTTGCCTTGCCGCAGATGGCGGAGGCAGGTTACTACGTGCAAAGTACGGGGGACCGAACTACGGGAAAAgcggtcgagggcctcaGGTTGAAGTCCCTAGACGGGCACCCATCGAGTGAGAGAAAGGCCCCGTGAGGCCTCCCCATGTGCTTGCTTTGTCGTCGCTCTCTCTGAGAGACCAGCGTTGGAAAGTCTCCGAGGCGGCCCGACAacgccgggcggcggctttaGGCTGTAGTGTAGACTactttgtacgaagtacgttagTTGGTAGTTAGTGGCAGTCGTTTGGCGTCTGTTGGGTGCGTCTTGGGTCTTGGCCGGAtcccgccgagcagcaggggggccggggcgggcgcagcGCACAGCGGCATGCGGTAGTAGTACGTAGACGGGCAGTTCGGGATCCGGGAGTCAGCCTTCAAGACTCTCAAGACCCGTGGACGGGACACTCGGGCGAGCTGCCGAGTGAAAGAATGATTCAAAATAATGATAAATGACGCCATGGGGCACGACAGGGCTCGGGCTGCGAATCAGCGTCTGTGTCGACGGGGAGTCACGCGGGTTGGGAGAGCGCACAGCAACGCGCATCTTTGGCTTGGGATGTTGGTAGAGCACGagacacgacacgacgagGCGTGCAGTGCTGTGCAGTTGCGCAAAAAAAGCACCTcagatgcagatgcagatgcagatgGCACTGGAAGTTACAGTATCAAGCGCCGGCGCCCCGGGGAGTCTCGGGCGGCTGTGCGACCcgtggcagcagcggggGCTGCGGCCCCTGGACGCCACGCCGCCTGTCCAGCGGAATCTCGTCCCGGATGCCGGGCTATCCAGCGCGTGCCATTGGCTGCGTCTTTGTCGTCGGGCGACGTCCCGCCCCAGAGCGGGGCATCCCGCTGAAGTTGATGCGACGATGCATCGTCCGTCCCCTCCCTTTCACGATTCTTTGTTGGAGACACATGTATGTACGTCGCTTCGGCATGTCGGGCCTGTatggtggggaggggggggaacTGCGGGGAGAGAGACGGAGGGAGACATGTCTCGCGCCGAACGTCCCCATTTCCCCGTCTGCTTTTGCCGTCTCGTGGAAGCGCACTTTCCGGAGCTGATTGGCAAGGGCGTTCCTCAATGCGCCGTCTAGCATatgcccgcctcctcgtcgtcgtcgtcgttgtcagGTCGGCAGGATAGGTAGGCTGGGTGATAAGGTCACGTCATGGTCCCCCCTCTGGCGCGTACcgcatcgcaccgcaccgcagccAGGCGAGGAGCTGACAAGGGAGACAGCAGACGCCAGGACCCCCGCCTTGCCCATCCTGTCgtgcgacgacgagctggttTATTATTTCGCCGTCCAGTCCACAACGCAAGGGGAGAGCGGAGGAGAGCAATCAAATCCCGATGCCACCACGTTCCTTTGCGTTGAGCCGCCGGAGTAAAAGAGTGTCTCGTTTTGTTGGCTACCAAGTTACTACTTAACACCATCCCCCGTGCTCTTCGGCCTGCAGgtcttcttggccgtctGAACTCTTTCGAACAGACACCGACCCATACGTCTGCTTTCTGTCCTAGCGGCCAAGAGTCAAGACGAGCTGTGCTACTGTCGAGAACGCAGGAGGCTCTCCACAAAGTTTGCAGCCGCGAGTTGAAGACTGTTCAGAGCTGGTACCAGAGATTTGGaacccgccgccatggccgacattGACGTTGAAGAGGTCCTCAAGAATCTCAGCCTTGCTGAAAAGGTCGACCTGCTGTCCGGTAGggccccatcatcaccgtccCCATGCCGGACGTGCGCATGGGTGATCGTGTAAGCTCAGCACCTGACTGACGCATTCCTTACATATATGCGCAGGCATCGACTTTTGGCACACCAAGAGCCTCCCCGAGCATGGCGTCCCCTCGCTCCGCCTGACCGACGGCCCCAACGGCGTCCGCGGCACCAAGTTCTTCCacggcgcgcgggccgcctgcTTCCCCTGCGGCACCGCGCTCGGGGCCACCTTCAACcaggagctcctcgaggaggccggccggaccatgggcgccgaggccatcgccaagaGCGCCCACGTCATCCTCGGGCCCACCATCAACATGCAGCGCTCGCcgctgggcggccgcggcttcgAGTCCATCGGCGAGGACCCCTtcctggccggcctcggcgccgccgccctcatccgcGGCATCCAGAGCACGGGCGTCCGGGCCGCCGTCAAGCACTTCCTCTGCAACGACCAGGAGGACAAGCGCATGGGCGTGCAGGCCATGGTGACGGagcgcgcgctgcgcgagatCTACGCCCTGCCGTTCCAGCTCGCcgtgcgcgacgcccgcccgggggcCGTCATGACGGCCTACAACGGCATCAACGGCACCATGTGCAGCGAGAACGCAAAGTACATCGAGGGCATGCTGCGCGGGGAGTGGGGATgggacggcctcgtcatgAGCGACTGGTTCGGCACCTAcagcacgacgccggccgtcgtggcggggctcgacctcgagatgccgggcccgccgcgcttCCGGGGCGAGGCCCTCAAGTTCAACGCCTCCAACAACAAGCCCTTTGCGCACGTcatcgacgcccgcgcccgccaggtcCTCAAGCTCGTCAAGGAGTGCGCGCCGCTCGGgctcgaggacaagggccccgagcgcgaggccgacacgcccgagacggccgcgctgctgcgccggaTCGGCACCGAGAGCATCGTCCTGCTCAAAAacaagggcggcgtgctgcccCTCGACAGGAACAAGAagacgctcgtcgtcgggcccaACGCAAAGGTCGCCACctaccacggcggcggctcggccgcCCTGCCGGCGTACTATGCCGTCACGCCGtacgacggcatcgcggcgaAGCTCGtgggctcgacgccggcctaCACCGTCGGCGCGTACACGCACCGCTTCCTCCCGCTGCTGGGGGCGCAGTGCACggtgcccgacgacggcagcaggcCCGGCGTGCGATGGCGCGTGTAcaacgagccgccgccgccgcctggcatcgagcggcggcgtagcgagcccgtcgacgagctgcactTTACCAAGACGGAGATGCACCTCGTCGACTACGACGTGCCGCGGGTCGGGGACCTGTGGTGGGCCGACATGGAGGGGGACCtggtggccgacgaggactgCACCTTCGAGGTGGGCTGCGTCGTGTGCGGGACGGCGAgcatcttcgtcgacgacgagctcgtcgtggacaacacgacggcgcaggtggcgggcgacggcttcttcgggcaggcgacgcgcgaggagcgcgggcGCTTCGCCATGACCCGCGGGCAGACGTACCGGATCCGCGTCGAGTTCgggtccgcgccgacgacgaggctgcgcggcgacgcgtGCCCGCCCAAGAACGGCTcgctgcgcgtcggcggctgcaaggtgctcgagggcgacgacgtcgacgccgagattgcgcgcgccgtggccctcgcccgcgaccacgaccaggtcgtcgtctgcgcggGGCTCAACGCCGACTGGGAGACTGAGGGCGCCGACCGCGAGAGCATGCGTCTTCCCGGCTGCCTGGACCGGCTCATCACCGCCCTcgtggccacggccgccaacaaAGACAACAAAGACCACAACAAGGAAAatgccgtcgtggtggtgatgcagACGGGCACCCCCGAGGAGATGCcgtggctcgacgacgcgcccgccgtcgtgcAGGCCTGGtacggcggcaacgaggccggcaacgccctcgccgacgtgcTCTTTGGCGATGCCAACCCCTCGGGCAAGCTGTCCCTCAGCttcccccgccgcctgcaggaCGTGCCCTCGTTCCTCAACTTCCGCACCGAGGCCGGACGCACGCTctacggcgaggacgtctACGTCGGCTACCGCTACTACGAGTTTGCCGACCGGGCTGTCAACTTTGCTTTTGGCCACGGCCTGTCGTACACTACCTTTGCGTTTTCCGACCTCGTTGTCGATGTCTCAACATTGCCCCTTGCTAATGTTActtcttcatcttcttcctcttcctcctcctctactGACCCCCCGACCCCATCCTCCTctaccatcaccaccaccaccgccacaaCGACCACTCCCGCCACAACTACTActcctccccatcctccttctcctccttcgcATACGGCCACCACATCCTCCGGCCGCCCCGTCCCCGACCGCACCCTCACCGCCTCCCTCACCATCCGCAACACCGGCgccctccccggcgccgaggtcgcgcagctcTACGTGCGCCCCTCCGGCCGcagccaccagcgccagccgtcctccccccccaGGGTCAACCGCCCCGTCAAGGAGCTCCGCGGCTTCGCCAAGGCGCACCTCGCGCCCGGCGAGGCCCGGCGGGTCACcatccgcgagctcgagcgctacgccgccgcctactgggacgaggagcgcgaccGCTGgtgcgtcgaggccggcgagtacgaggtcctcgtcgccaacacgagcgccgtcgacgggcccGGCGCGTGCACGGTCGTGCGCGGCGCGTTTACCGTCCCCGAGACGTACTGGTGGTCGGGCATCTGAGTCTGCATGGAtcgggccgccgcggcgtgaATCTCTCGGTGCGGCCTCAAACCCCCGAGGGGGAGGGTGGGATGTCAGGTGGTAGACATCTCATGGGGGCCTCGTTCGGGGCATCTCTATGCGCTGCAAGTCAATGTGCTTGACAACAATGCTTGACCCGGGTCCATCTATCTGCACGCCCCCTATGGGCTATGGGCAATGGGTGAAAATACACAAGGTATCTAAAACAAGGCAATGAATGCTCGTGACCACCAAACTCCAAGCCCACGTCGTGCCAACGCCATGCATTCCATGTGTCCAGGAGTCACCCATTTGTAAGAGCAAAATAAGAAAGACAGAACCCCGTAGCCCTTCTCTCCATAGTTGTCGTTGACAGTAGACAGCTGAGGCTGGGGCTTCACAGCATGCCGCCATAAGCCTGACGTTTCCAGCAACTGCAGGGTACGCTGCGTTGGAGGCGTGTTCAGTAGTCAGGACGTGCTTTGAAGGGCGGACATGGAgtgagacgacgagggctgCGTGAGGTTGAAATAAAGCTCAGGTGAGTCAGAAGCGCAGGAGAATCGAGAGCGGCAGCGATGAAGCCCTGCCAATAATGTGCCGGCTTCCGTGCCGAGTTCCAGAGGTGGCGGCCGCATCACGAGACGAATCGAGTGCTATAGAGGACGTCCGTCG
Above is a genomic segment from Purpureocillium takamizusanense chromosome 2, complete sequence containing:
- the BGL1 gene encoding Beta-glucosidase (COG:G~CAZy:GH3~EggNog:ENOG503NUZK), with the protein product MADIDVEEVLKNLSLAEKVDLLSGIDFWHTKSLPEHGVPSLRLTDGPNGVRGTKFFHGARAACFPCGTALGATFNQELLEEAGRTMGAEAIAKSAHVILGPTINMQRSPLGGRGFESIGEDPFLAGLGAAALIRGIQSTGVRAAVKHFLCNDQEDKRMGVQAMVTERALREIYALPFQLAVRDARPGAVMTAYNGINGTMCSENAKYIEGMLRGEWGWDGLVMSDWFGTYSTTPAVVAGLDLEMPGPPRFRGEALKFNASNNKPFAHVIDARARQVLKLVKECAPLGLEDKGPEREADTPETAALLRRIGTESIVLLKNKGGVLPLDRNKKTLVVGPNAKVATYHGGGSAALPAYYAVTPYDGIAAKLVGSTPAYTVGAYTHRFLPLLGAQCTVPDDGSRPGVRWRVYNEPPPPPGIERRRSEPVDELHFTKTEMHLVDYDVPRVGDLWWADMEGDLVADEDCTFEVGCVVCGTASIFVDDELVVDNTTAQVAGDGFFGQATREERGRFAMTRGQTYRIRVEFGSAPTTRLRGDACPPKNGSLRVGGCKVLEGDDVDAEIARAVALARDHDQVVVCAGLNADWETEGADRESMRLPGCLDRLITALVATAANKDNKDHNKENAVVVVMQTGTPEEMPWLDDAPAVVQAWYGGNEAGNALADVLFGDANPSGKLSLSFPRRLQDVPSFLNFRTEAGRTLYGEDVYVGYRYYEFADRAVNFAFGHGLSYTTFAFSDLVVDVSTLPLANVTSSSSSSSSSSTDPPTPSSSTITTTTATTTTPATTTTPPHPPSPPSHTATTSSGRPVPDRTLTASLTIRNTGALPGAEVAQLYVRPSGRSHQRQPSSPPRVNRPVKELRGFAKAHLAPGEARRVTIRELERYAAAYWDEERDRWCVEAGEYEVLVANTSAVDGPGACTVVRGAFTVPETYWWSGI